The Candidatus Saccharimonadales bacterium genome contains the following window.
ATTCATGGAAGAGCGCGATTTTACAGAGGTTACCACGCCGATTCTAGCTAACTCCAGCCCAGAGGGCGCCCGCGACTTTTTGATTCCATCGCGCATCCACCAAGGCAAGTTTTACGCTTTGCCGCAGGCACCGCAGCAGTTCAAGCAGCTATTAATGGTTGGCGGTATTCCGCGCTATTACCAGCTGGCCGCCTGTTTTCGCGACGAAGATCCGCGGGCAGATCGCTTGTACGGCGAGTTTTACCAAATCGACCTAGAGATGAGCTTTGTGGAAGACGGCGAAGAAGTCCGCAGCCTGATGGAGCCGCTGATCGTCGAGCTAGTCAGAGATTTTGCCGGCAAGAAATTATTGTTCCAAGATATTCCACGCATCCCATACCAAGAAGCCATGGATAAATATGGCTCCGACAAGCCAGACTTGCGCTTTGGCATGGAGCTAGTAGAACTAACCGAGGATTTGCGCGGCACCGAGTTTGGCGTGTTTAAAAATGCCGAGTGCGTTAAAGCCATTTGCGTTAAAGGCGGGGCAGACTTAAGCCGTTCGCAAATAGATAAGTTTACCGAAGTTGCTAAGAATGAGGGAGCCGGCGGCTTGGCTTACATTACTTACCAAAACGGTGAGGCTAACTCGCCGATCGCTAAGTTCTTGAATGAATCAGAACTAGCTGCTATTAAATCAAAGACTGGTGCGCAGGACGGCGATGCCGTATTCTTTGGCGCCGATCGCCGCGGCGTGGTCAACAAAGTTCTAGGCAAACTTCGCAGCGAATTTGCCGATCATTTTAACCTAAAAGATCCGAACGTTATTGCCCTGGCCTGGATTGTCGACTTTCCGTTTTACGAGCTTGATGAAAAAACTGGCAAGCTAGACTTTGGTCACAACCCGTTCAGCATGCCAAAAGGCGGCCTAGAAGCGTTGGAGTCAGAAGACAAGCTAAGCGTCTTGGCCGACCAGTACGACATGGTCATGAACGGTTACGAGATTTGTTCTGGCGGCGTGCGCAACCACAACCCAGACGTGCTTTACCGCGTGTTCCAGGTGCTGGGCTTTAGCAAAGATTACGTAGAAGCTAAGTTCGGAGGTATGCTCAACGCCTTTAAGTACGGCGCGCCACCGCATGCCGGCTGTGCGTTCGGTATCGACCGCATGTTCATGGAGCTTATGGGCGAATCTAACATTCGCGAAATCGTCGCCTTCCCCAAAAATGGAAGTGGGACCGACGTAATGATGAACAGCCCATCAACGGTAGAGGATTCTCAGCTCAAAGAACTTGGTATTAAGCCGTTACAATAAGCTCTGGTGTGCATGTTACAATAAAGTCGGAGACAAGCTATGAGCAATGACGAGAGGGTGAAAAAGCTAGAAAAACTTTTAGACGTCGCTCTAGAGCGCGCCGATACCCTTGAAAAAAAACAAACTGCTTCAAAACCAAATAAAGCAAAACTCAAGAAATTAGCTAACGATATCCGAAAAAACCTTGAGGAATATTCAGTTGAAGCTTCAGTACACAGCGACCTTACCTACCGACCTCAGCACTAGATACATATTGGTCGACTCTACGGCACTAATACATGCTGCTTATTCTGATGAGTTTTTAAAATTACTAACAGATATTGTCGGAGCTGGCTGCACTCTTTTTACGATCCCATCGGTTGTTTACGAGTATAGTCGTTCTGCTGATACGCCAGCAAAACTCAAACAAAGATTAGAGTTTATTAAGGAGCTCAAAATTGCGGTTCTTAACCGTGTCGAGGAGGAAATAGAAAAACACAGCATTTTTCTAGTGGCCTACAATCGTACATTCAACAAAAGGAATCCCGGTCCCAGCTATACTGATTCGCTTCTGTGCGCCATGGCCTACAGATTTAAGCATATGCAACCGCTAATTCTGTCGGCTAATCATAAGGACATTCCCCAAAGTATCTTTGATCGTACGGAGCTTATTACCATTGATATTTCTGGAGGTCTCCAAAACGAGGCCCTGTACGAATTTTCAGAATCCAAGTTCTCCAAGCTCTTAGAAGAGCTAGAGAAAACTTAACAATACCGCTCAAAACAACCGAGCAGCTTATTTTTTGGCTCGGTTGGTTTTGTACCATTCTTTTTTGGGCCATTTGATCACCCAGATGCTAGTAAAATTGATTAGCGCGCCGATAATCACTAATATCGGCCAAGAGTAAAGGAGCCCAACCATGGCTAAAGCCAAGCCGCCCACGACGCCTATAACCATAAACGGATGCTGCAATAAGCTCAAAAACAAATCTTTAAAAAGTTTGCCCGTGCCACCTTTGACCCCATAGGTGCTTATATATATGCAAGCGAGTATGGTGAACAGCCAAAGGGCTAAGATGTCCCAAAAACAGGAAGACCAGCTTGTATTGTGGCTAAATAAAGAACTAATTACCGCAGATTGTCTAAGTCCGACAACCACTATTATCCAAAAGACCAAAGATAACATTCGGAAGCGGTAACTTGACATTTTCATCATAACTTCAGATTATACACTTTAAAGTAACTGAGCGGCTTGAATATGAGAACAAATGCCAGGACGGCCCGCGTACGCGCCTTTGCCATTAAATAGGTCGCAATCGCATGCCCAGTCGTCGCCAGTTTTTACTACACGGTGGCTGGCGTGGTTGCCGTTGACTTTGTAATGATTATCGTCGGTGCGCTCGACTCTAAATTCGGCCAAATAAACGACAGCGTTATTAAATAGTTTTTTAAACTGAGTGAAATCCGATCTCGCAAGATATTGTTTTGCCATTGCTATGATCATTCTTTTTTGGTCGTCGCTTAGATTATTGAATAGACCTGCGGCCTTCGCGGCAGCCACAAGGCAGTCTTCAATCTCTTTGTGATTATTGCCTGCAAGGGTGAAAGTAATTACGTCATTTTTGGCAGTGAACTCCCGGGTCCAATCATCGCCGTAGCGAATCGTGGCTAGAATATTAAAGTTTTTTGAGAAAAGATCTAAAACTGCTTTTTTAAACGTCGGAGACAGCATTTGCATTCGCCCAATTTCATCTATGGCCACAAATTTATCTTCTGGTACCTTGGAAATTAGCTGTGTAAAAAGCCTATCTATTGTTTTGATATCAACTAGATAATCACCTAGCGTAGCCTCGGACTTGACTTCAGTCTTATGGGCAAATACACTGCTTGCTCCGTCTGACGAGCGAGCTTTAAAGCCAATTCTTTGCCCGCCCAAATCTCTTAGTTCTTCGGAAACAATCCACAAATCACAGTCAAGGCTCGGCAAGATTTTTCTAAAAAGAGTGGTTTTGCCTGTGCCAGGCAACCCGGTTAGCAAAAGTTTCATAACCGAATTATACGCCCTAAAAATAAACGAACAGGGTAGAATTAAGTTATGCACGAGCAAGGGCAGTCATCACGGCTAATAGAAATTCATGGGCCGGATGGAGTTGTGCTTAGAGAACTGACTGTTGACGACGCTCAACGCTATTTTGACTTGGTTGATTTTGACCGTGATCACCTCAGCCAACACGGTGAGCCGACAGCTCAGAATTACTCCAGTCTAGAAAAAGCCAGAGAAAGACTAGCAAATCCAGGCGAAAAGCAGCGGTTTGGTATATGGGTCAACGGCGAGATGGTGGGTAGCATTAACCTGACTCCTCAAGAAGATACGGCGGAACTAGGTTATTGGATTGGCAAACAACACGTGGGCCACGGCTATGCCGCAAAAGCGACGCAAGCTTTAGTTAAACATGCGTTTGCGGTCGAACCCTGGAACTACATATTCGCGATAGTCGATAAAGACAACCAAGCCAGTGTTCGGACTCTAGAGAATGCCGGTTTTATACCCGCCGAAAGCCGGCCAGCTTTAGAACAAAAAAGAATGTTTATAACAACGAAGTCGCGTTCACAAAGGGAAGGCTCCTAATTTGGCAAGAAAGCTACGAGGGTTCGGATTCCTCGGGCGGTGCTGGTGGCGGTGGCGGCCGGAGTTGCACTTCGGAATAATTAACGCCGGCGCCACGGATTAGGCCAATGCGGCCGATTGGACTGGCCAGCCCGGCTTCTCTACGGCGTGCTTCGAGCAGCCGGAGAATGCGTTGAGCCTCTTCGCGGTTTTCTTCGGCGAACGTGCGTCGTTTCTCCTCGCTCATGAATCAAAATATAGGCTAAAGGAGCAGGGTGAACAGTTAAAATTAATACTTTACAAATGGGTGCGGTTCTTTAAAAAACAGCGCCAGGTTTCCGGCGCTGTTTTTAGGGGCTTAGCCCCAGTTGAAGGTTTGGCCAAGCAGCCAGACGCAGAAGGCGATTGAGATAAAAAATAATCCCAATCCAACTGGCGAACCCCAGCTGAACCACGAACCCCACGCACGCCAGTGCTTCATGGAGTTTTCGTGGTACTTCATGGCGTCTTCTGTGCTCATTTTTTCGTGAGCCATACGAATCCTTTCAAACGTTAGTTAGTAAAGGTCCGCTTATTTATCAATGTTCTTAGGTTGCGGTGTGTCGCTTCTAGCGGTCCGAGCGCGCAACAATTCTACTAAGATTAGTTTTATTATACAAAATGTTTGCTTACTTGTTTTTTATTCTATTAATCGCCCACCAAGTTTCAAGAGCGTCAAGGGCTTTTTCAATCCGCTGCTTACGGTCGGCAGACTTTTTAACTTCTGCAATGTTGTGAATTAGTTTGTGCTTGCGCTTGGTGGGCATTTGCTCAAATGCGAGCCTTGCGACGGGCCGCTCAGCCAGAGCACGGTTTAGCTCGGCAATAGCATTTTCGATATTAGTCGTTGGCATAGTTTTAAATTAACAAATATTTACGCGCAATTAGTAAGTTACAATATTCTCATATGAACATTTGGAGCTTACTAGGCGCAGCCATCGGCTTTAATCTTATTGGCTTTGGCATTGCCTACGGCGAGGCGAGTGATAAACTCACCGACTTTAGCTACGGCGCGACTTTTATAATTTTGTCGATTTTGGCCTTTTTGAACGGCGATCATCACTCAGCACAGACCCTTCTGTTGGTTTTGATATGCTTGTGGGGCGTTAGGTTATCTGGCTTTTTGGTGCTCAGAATTTTGCGAATTAATCGCGACCACCGTTTTGACGGAATACGTGAAGACTTTAACAAGTTCGGCACGCTCTGGATTAGCCAGGCAGTCGCCGCTTGGATTATTTTGCTGCCGGCAATTTTTGTTTTGAGCAGCCACCAAAATAGCTTCGGCGCCCTGACGCTTGTGGGTTGGATTATCACCTTTCTGGGTTTAGTAATCGAAAGTGTTGCCGATGCTCAAAAATACAACTTTAACCTTGAGCCGGACAACTACGGCAAGTTTATTCGCTCGGGTTTGTGGCGCCTGAGCCGGCACCCAAATTATTTTGGCGAAATTATGGTTTGGGCCGGCATTTACATTTATTGCTTTGATTTTATGGATTTTGGTCAAAGATTCTTTGGGCTTGCCAGCCCTTTGCTCATTACTTATTTATTACTGCGTGTGACTGGTGTGCCGAGACTTGAAAAATACGCTGACCAAAAATGGGGCAAAAGCGCTGAATATAGAAAGTATAAGAACGGCGCCCGGATTCTTGTACCGCTACCAAGGGCGGCAGAAGCTAAGAGCTGGCTTGCTTCTATAAAAGTCGGCCCGTGGGACTACGAAGATTGGTCGGCTGGGCGCTAGCGAAGGATTCCGACTTAGTTTTTGTTAGAGCCGGATGTTGTAGAATAAGCATATGCCTGATGATAATCCGGCAAGCCAAGTTCCTGAACCACCGGTAAATACTACCGACCCTTCTGCTGTGTCGGGAAAGTCCAAGAAGAAGTTACCGATTTGGGCAGTCGCAGCTCTTGTTATCATAGTGGTCGTCGTCGGAGCATTTTGGCATTTCCGCTCAAATTCAAAACCGGCGAACTCAAACCCTACCAACTCGTCGAGCAAATCTGATCAAACAACTAGCTCTACGGCAAACTTGCCGGGCTTGCAGCTGGATCCTACTAAAAATTACGGTAACAAATACGCCGACGGTTTGCTGCCAGTTGGTGATGGCAGATATGTCACCAGTGCTCCAAAAACCGGCTATATCTATACATGCAGCGGTTACGCCAACAACATCCAGGTAGAAAGCGGCGGTGCTGGCAAGCGCGGGCCGTGGTTCACTAATAACAATACTCAGTACGACATCAACAAAAAGATCCACGTCGAGGGCAGTGTGATGTGGCAGGCCGATTTTTCTAACCAAGTTAACGGCAATGTGCGTACGATAGTTACCAATGACTTACCAAGTCACCCCACTGGCACTTTCCCGATCAGCCCTAACGACCCAGCCTATGTTTACGATCGTAATCCAAATAGCATCAAAGGCCAAACGCTGACTTATTCGCTTAATGCTAATCCTACTTATAATGCTACGCCACAATGTATGGGCGGCCAGTCGGGCATAATGCTTACCGGCATAGCATTATTTAACGGCTTTGATGCCGGTGGCCGCGACGCCGGCGCCTGGGAAATTCAAGACAGCTGCGACGGTCATCCGCAAAGCGAGGGTATTTATCACTACCATACACTCTCGAGTTGCATTAAAGACGTAAACGGCAAAACCGTAATTGGCTATGCGCTAGATGGCTTTCCAATTACCGGGCCGAAAATTAGCGACAATAACATTCTGACTACGGACGATCTGGACGAATGCCACGGTATAACCAGCCAGATAGTTTTAGACGGTAAGCCCGTCACGATGTATCACTATGTGATGACTCAAGATTTTCCTTATAGCGTCAGCTGCTTTAGGGCTACGCCAATTCAGCCGCCCGGTCAAAAGCCTCAGCCACATTAGGAGTAAAATAAAATTATGGATGAGCAACCAGATAATCCATCCACCGAAGAGAGCCAGCCTACTCGTGAACCGGTCGGTCCCTCTTATTGGCAAAAACCTAAGCGCCATTGGCTACGCTACGGCTTGATAGTGCTCTTGATTGCGGTCGTAGCCGGGGTAATTTACTGGCTGTGGCAACACCCTAAAAAATCTACGCCAGTTAATACTCCAACCACTAACGCAAACCAGAAAACCAATCAAACCGTGCAGCAAACCGCTCCAGCTACGGCTCACTTTGATTCGTCGAACTTTAATCTGAGCTTTGATTATCCTAAAGATTGGACGGTGACCGATAGCGGCAACAATCAATTGACGGTGCGTTCTACCAACATGAACTTGACTACGGCTAGCGGGCAAACCATAACCGCCCAGGTGCTAATGACCATCGCGCCAAAAGGCCAGAACTTGAGTGTTTTTAATGCCGGTAGTGCGGTTGCTGTACTTGGTAGCCAAAAGATCTCATATACTAAACCTACCCAAAACCAGCGCGCCGATACTTATTTAAGCTTTTTGCAATATGCCAACACTACGGCCGCCGGAGCGCTCGACGCCATTGATATAACCGGTAACTATGGTTACACAAAAGGCCAAGATATTCCGAAAACTGACATTGCCGGCATTGATCCTCTAGTTAATATTTCATTTTTGAAATGCGCCAGCACGGCTTGCCCAGCCGGCACGACCACGGCTACTTCGATTGCTTCGTCCAATTGGAATGACAGTTTGTTCTCAGCGCCGATCACCAAAATGCTTGAATCCTTGAGTTTCAATTGAATAGCACCCTAAGATAAGGGTGCTACGATAGTTACTTCTTCGAATGCTATTTGTTGCGGCGATCCCACCAGCTACGCATGTAGTTTCTGGTGAAAATGCCCAATCCAGCCAGGAATACGCCTAGGCCAATTGGTGAGCCCCAACCAAGAACCTGGTTCCAATCTGTCATATTGGTTATCCTTCCTAGCTATGATAGTAGCACAAGCGGGATAGGCGTGCTCATAACTAAAGCCGACTTTACTAGACGGGCAGTTTATTGATGGTTATAGTTTTTCTCTAAGAGGAGAGACATGGCATACGAGGCAAAAATTCATGAAGCGCAAATAAGTATTTTGCGCGAGTTGCTGTTCCAGCCCGAGGCCGGCTATGGGCAGCTGCAAAAGCCAACCAGTCTAACCAGCGACCATTTTAATTTTCATATCAAGCAGTTAGTCGAAACCGGATATGTAGAGAAAGTTTCGCGCGGCAAATATCGGCTGACGCCGCGCGGTAAAGAATACGCCAACAAGCTAGATACTGATGCCAATGTCATAGAACGTCAGCCAAAAGCGGCGGTGATTTTGGCAATTCAGAACGGCGATAAGTGGTTATTCCAGCAGCGCCTCAAGCATCCTTATTTTGGTTTTTACGGCTTTCCGAGCGGCAAAATTCGTTGGGGTGAAACCATTATAGAAACCGCTGCCCGCGAACTAAAAGAAGAAACCGGCCTAGCTGCTGACTACGAATATAAAGGTGTATATCACGAACAGGTTTTACAAGCCGAAACCGGCGAGCAACTAGAAGATAAAATTTTTCATGTAGTCTTGTGTACCAAGCCTCGCGGCGAATTAAAGGCAGAGTTCGAAGGCGGCAGTAATGGCTGGATGAACCTGGCAGAAGTGGACGCCAAACCCAAAAAGTTCGAAAGTTATAAACACGAGCTCGATATTGCCTTAGGCAATCTTAACTTTATTGAACGCACCGTTAAATATTCTAAAGACCAGTTCTAAAACTTGCCTAAATGTGGGCTTTAAGCATAAGCTTAAATTTATGCAGGACGACCAGTCGAATACCGATCCACAATCATCGGTTCCTACACCGCCAAAAGCTGAGCCAGAAACTAACAATCTAGATTTGACCTTGCCGGAACCTCCAAATGAGCCCGAGAAACCTTCGCGGTTTTTTCAAATCAAAACCTGGATAGTAGAGCATAAAAAAGTATCCATCCCAATTGCTCTACTCTGCCTAATTATTATATTGGCGGCAATCCCCTGGAGCCGCTACCAATTAGCCGGACTCGTTATTAAGAAAGATTTCCAAATTCAGGTAATGGATCAAACTGCCGGTACTCCAGTCAGTGGAGCGGCAGTTGCCAGCGGCAACGAGAGCGGTCAAACTAACGGCAACGGAATAGCTGTTTTGCATTTGCCGGTGGGCAAGCATCAATTTAAAGTAACCAAAAAGTATTACATTACCGGGCATGTAGCGGCAACGGTCCCGCTCTTTGGTCGTAAAAGTACCAAGCTGGAGCTGGTGGCTACCGGCCGGCAAGTTAGGGTGACACTCAAAGATACTTTGAGCGGCAAAGCTTTAAGCGATGTTGATATTCTAGTGGCCGATATCAGTGCCAGGACAGACGTTGATGGCAAGGCACTTTTAGTGGTTCCAGCGGGAGTTTCCAAAGAACAGGCGAACCTAAGTTTAGCCGGCTACAACGATACCACGGCTACTTTAACAATTTCCGATAAAAATATCGAAGACAACCCGTTAAACATGACTCCAGTCGGCAAGGTTTACTTTTTATCTAAACGTACTGGAAAGTTAAACGTTATGAAGGCTAACTTGGATGGCACTGATCCTGAAGTTGTCGTAGCGGCGACCGGCCAGGAGCAAGTAGATTCATCGGCCCTTAGTCAGTCCCCCGACGGCCGTTACGTGGCACTAGAAACCCAGCGTAGTGCAGCAGACAAGGTGCCGCAGCTTTACGTAATTTCGACCGCTGATGATCGCCTTCTAACTTTCGACTCCGGCGACTTTGACTTTTCTATCGTAGGTTGGTCCGGAGATGACTTGGTATATAGAGTGAGTAACAACGAAGCGCCTGCCTGGCAAGCCGGCCAACAAAAGATCAAAAGCTACGATGCTTCGACTGGCAAGACATACATCATTGACTCCAGCGCCGGTACAGATCCGGATAAATCGGCCGGTGAATCTTATGGTGAAGTTTTCTTGACGGCCAGCAAAGTAGTTTTTGACAAAAGCTGGGGCAGTAACGGCAGTGATACCCTAGATGGCCGTAAAAATACTGTTATGATCGCTGATCCAACTGGCCAGAATAAGCAAACAGTAAGCAACTACGATGCATCCAGTACTAATATCTTAATGTTCCAGTACGCCCCCAACGGTTTTTATATAGAATCGGACGATTCCGGTACGGGCGATTCAACTTATTACGACTATATACCAGGCGGCGGCCTCAAAAAGATCAACGCGCCCACCAGTGATCAGCTTTACAGCAATCCTACTTATTATTTCTCGCCGCAGGGCAACCAGACTTATTGGTCGGAACGGCGCGATGGTAAGTCCACTCTCATCACGGCTGATGCATACGGCAGTGCTGGTAGCCAAAAGATCCTATCCGTTGGCTATGAGGCTGCGGGTTGGTACACTGACAAATACGTGTTAGCCACAAATGACGATCAAAACGAACTCTACATTTTGAGTGCCAGTGGTGGTAAGCCTGTCAAAATTTCCGACTATCAGTCTACCTACATTTACTAAAGTTTATTTTTATGGCAAACTCCTAAACCGTGAGTTACTTGACTAATAGTTTTGACGAAAAGATTATTGAGCTGCTAAAAAACGGCGGTGTTGGTTTTGTGCCCAGCGACACGATTTACGGCCTATCTTGTCGTGCGCTGGACGAAAAAGCCGTCGTGCGCTTACGCAACCTCAA
Protein-coding sequences here:
- the aspS gene encoding aspartate--tRNA ligase, with the translated sequence MKRTLATETTHKVGEQVTIAGWVNSRRDHGGLIFIDVRDNTGVVQLVIQPTNESFKIAEQLRDEFVIQATGTVKERAEDLKNPHIETGSVEVYVDELKILNRAEALPFPIHDVGVNEEMRLRYRFLDLRRPKMQRMLKKRAEMYQIIRKFMEERDFTEVTTPILANSSPEGARDFLIPSRIHQGKFYALPQAPQQFKQLLMVGGIPRYYQLAACFRDEDPRADRLYGEFYQIDLEMSFVEDGEEVRSLMEPLIVELVRDFAGKKLLFQDIPRIPYQEAMDKYGSDKPDLRFGMELVELTEDLRGTEFGVFKNAECVKAICVKGGADLSRSQIDKFTEVAKNEGAGGLAYITYQNGEANSPIAKFLNESELAAIKSKTGAQDGDAVFFGADRRGVVNKVLGKLRSEFADHFNLKDPNVIALAWIVDFPFYELDEKTGKLDFGHNPFSMPKGGLEALESEDKLSVLADQYDMVMNGYEICSGGVRNHNPDVLYRVFQVLGFSKDYVEAKFGGMLNAFKYGAPPHAGCAFGIDRMFMELMGESNIREIVAFPKNGSGTDVMMNSPSTVEDSQLKELGIKPLQ
- a CDS encoding nucleoside-triphosphatase translates to MKLLLTGLPGTGKTTLFRKILPSLDCDLWIVSEELRDLGGQRIGFKARSSDGASSVFAHKTEVKSEATLGDYLVDIKTIDRLFTQLISKVPEDKFVAIDEIGRMQMLSPTFKKAVLDLFSKNFNILATIRYGDDWTREFTAKNDVITFTLAGNNHKEIEDCLVAAAKAAGLFNNLSDDQKRMIIAMAKQYLARSDFTQFKKLFNNAVVYLAEFRVERTDDNHYKVNGNHASHRVVKTGDDWACDCDLFNGKGAYAGRPGICSHIQAAQLL
- a CDS encoding GNAT family N-acetyltransferase encodes the protein MHEQGQSSRLIEIHGPDGVVLRELTVDDAQRYFDLVDFDRDHLSQHGEPTAQNYSSLEKARERLANPGEKQRFGIWVNGEMVGSINLTPQEDTAELGYWIGKQHVGHGYAAKATQALVKHAFAVEPWNYIFAIVDKDNQASVRTLENAGFIPAESRPALEQKRMFITTKSRSQREGS
- a CDS encoding YdeI/OmpD-associated family protein, which encodes MPTTNIENAIAELNRALAERPVARLAFEQMPTKRKHKLIHNIAEVKKSADRKQRIEKALDALETWWAINRIKNK
- a CDS encoding DUF1295 domain-containing protein, producing MNIWSLLGAAIGFNLIGFGIAYGEASDKLTDFSYGATFIILSILAFLNGDHHSAQTLLLVLICLWGVRLSGFLVLRILRINRDHRFDGIREDFNKFGTLWISQAVAAWIILLPAIFVLSSHQNSFGALTLVGWIITFLGLVIESVADAQKYNFNLEPDNYGKFIRSGLWRLSRHPNYFGEIMVWAGIYIYCFDFMDFGQRFFGLASPLLITYLLLRVTGVPRLEKYADQKWGKSAEYRKYKNGARILVPLPRAAEAKSWLASIKVGPWDYEDWSAGR
- a CDS encoding YHYH protein; protein product: MPDDNPASQVPEPPVNTTDPSAVSGKSKKKLPIWAVAALVIIVVVVGAFWHFRSNSKPANSNPTNSSSKSDQTTSSTANLPGLQLDPTKNYGNKYADGLLPVGDGRYVTSAPKTGYIYTCSGYANNIQVESGGAGKRGPWFTNNNTQYDINKKIHVEGSVMWQADFSNQVNGNVRTIVTNDLPSHPTGTFPISPNDPAYVYDRNPNSIKGQTLTYSLNANPTYNATPQCMGGQSGIMLTGIALFNGFDAGGRDAGAWEIQDSCDGHPQSEGIYHYHTLSSCIKDVNGKTVIGYALDGFPITGPKISDNNILTTDDLDECHGITSQIVLDGKPVTMYHYVMTQDFPYSVSCFRATPIQPPGQKPQPH
- a CDS encoding NUDIX domain-containing protein; amino-acid sequence: MAYEAKIHEAQISILRELLFQPEAGYGQLQKPTSLTSDHFNFHIKQLVETGYVEKVSRGKYRLTPRGKEYANKLDTDANVIERQPKAAVILAIQNGDKWLFQQRLKHPYFGFYGFPSGKIRWGETIIETAARELKEETGLAADYEYKGVYHEQVLQAETGEQLEDKIFHVVLCTKPRGELKAEFEGGSNGWMNLAEVDAKPKKFESYKHELDIALGNLNFIERTVKYSKDQF